Proteins encoded in a region of the Streptomyces akebiae genome:
- a CDS encoding ferritin-like domain-containing protein: MSSGELKAVQAALGAEHAAVYGYGVVGGKIGEARQREAREAYDAHRARRDELTRAVRDLGGKPAVAAAGYALPFQVADSESAVRLAVELEERVAGVYSDLVRAAESARRAAAAEALREAAVRAVRWRGGSVAFPGLAERTAAAGPSATPHT; this comes from the coding sequence GTGAGCAGCGGGGAGCTGAAGGCGGTACAGGCGGCACTCGGGGCCGAGCACGCCGCCGTGTACGGCTACGGCGTCGTCGGGGGGAAGATCGGCGAGGCGCGGCAGCGCGAGGCCCGGGAGGCGTACGACGCGCACCGGGCCCGCCGGGACGAGCTCACCCGGGCCGTACGGGATCTGGGCGGCAAGCCCGCCGTGGCGGCCGCCGGGTACGCGTTGCCCTTCCAGGTGGCCGATTCCGAGTCCGCCGTGCGGCTCGCCGTGGAGCTGGAGGAGCGGGTGGCCGGCGTGTACTCCGATCTCGTGCGGGCCGCCGAGAGTGCCCGGCGCGCCGCCGCCGCCGAGGCGCTGCGGGAGGCGGCGGTGCGGGCGGTGCGGTGGCGGGGCGGAAGCGTAGCCTTCCCTGGTCTCGCCGAGCGGACGGCCGCCGCCGGCCCGTCGGCGACACCGCACACCTGA